In a single window of the Allobranchiibius huperziae genome:
- a CDS encoding pyridoxal phosphate-dependent aminotransferase, producing the protein MQLVRAAAARQRSHGDAILLCVGQPSTPAPRAVLDAVHGAIDTQVLGYTESDGIPALRVAIAEHYQAAYGVPVTAQDVLATNGSSGGFSTLLLAAFEPGARIAMTRPGYPAYRNTVQALGCVPVDLVCGPETRFQPTVELLEELPQRPDGVIIASPANPTGTIIDARELERIAHWCEANDVLLISDEIYHGISYGRECASAWEFSRAGAVMGSISKYHSMTGWRLGWALLPPELRTSVDRLQGNLAICAPAVSQVGAVAAFSSGAQAELRSHVERYARNRDVLLRRLPELGITSFAPPDGAFYAYCDIGHLTTDSLTWCHDVLGKTGVALAPGIDFDPIDGHHYMRLSFCGDTADLNEALDRLAAVC; encoded by the coding sequence ATGCAGCTGGTGCGCGCCGCGGCGGCTCGGCAGCGCAGCCACGGCGACGCGATCCTGCTGTGCGTGGGGCAGCCGTCGACGCCGGCGCCGCGAGCTGTGCTCGACGCGGTGCACGGCGCGATCGACACCCAGGTGCTCGGCTACACCGAATCCGACGGTATCCCCGCCCTGCGTGTGGCAATCGCCGAGCACTACCAGGCGGCGTACGGCGTGCCGGTCACTGCGCAGGATGTGCTGGCGACCAACGGATCCTCCGGCGGTTTCAGCACGCTGCTGCTGGCCGCGTTCGAGCCGGGCGCACGGATCGCGATGACCCGTCCCGGCTACCCGGCCTACCGCAACACGGTGCAGGCCCTCGGGTGCGTGCCGGTGGATCTGGTCTGCGGTCCGGAGACCAGGTTCCAGCCGACCGTCGAGCTGCTTGAGGAGCTTCCGCAGCGACCGGACGGGGTCATCATCGCGAGCCCGGCCAACCCCACCGGCACGATCATCGACGCCCGCGAGTTGGAGCGGATCGCGCACTGGTGCGAGGCGAACGACGTGCTGCTGATCTCCGACGAGATCTACCACGGCATCTCCTACGGCCGCGAGTGCGCCAGCGCGTGGGAGTTCTCCCGGGCCGGTGCGGTGATGGGGTCGATCAGCAAGTACCACTCGATGACCGGATGGCGGCTGGGCTGGGCGTTGCTGCCGCCGGAGCTGCGTACGTCGGTCGACCGGCTCCAGGGCAACCTGGCGATCTGCGCGCCGGCCGTGTCGCAGGTCGGGGCTGTGGCGGCGTTCTCCTCGGGCGCTCAAGCCGAACTGCGTTCGCACGTCGAGCGATACGCGCGTAACCGGGATGTCCTGCTGCGTCGGCTCCCAGAGCTCGGGATCACGTCGTTCGCTCCGCCGGACGGTGCGTTCTACGCGTACTGCGACATCGGTCACCTGACGACCGACTCCCTGACCTGGTGCCACGACGTCCTGGGGAAGACCGGGGTGGCGCTCGCGCCGGGGATCGACTTCGACCCGATCGACGGGCACCACTACATGCGGTTGTCGTTCTGCGGCGACACGGCCGACCTGAATGAGGCTCTCGATCGCCTCGCGGCGGTCTGCTGA
- a CDS encoding DUF1304 family protein encodes MVYLAYVLLGLAALVHVYIFRLESFAWTAPRTRAAFGTSPEEAEVTRALAYNQGFYNLFLAVVLAASIVLRITGQTQASVALAIAGAGSMVAAALVLATSDHSKLRAAAIQGAAPALGLIALALTA; translated from the coding sequence GTGGTCTACCTCGCGTACGTGCTGCTCGGCCTGGCCGCGCTCGTGCACGTCTACATCTTCCGGCTCGAGTCGTTCGCCTGGACGGCGCCGCGCACTCGCGCCGCGTTCGGCACCAGCCCCGAGGAGGCGGAGGTCACGCGGGCCCTGGCCTACAACCAGGGGTTCTACAACCTGTTCCTCGCGGTGGTGCTCGCGGCGTCGATCGTGCTTCGGATCACGGGCCAGACCCAGGCGTCGGTGGCGCTGGCGATCGCGGGCGCCGGGTCGATGGTCGCCGCAGCGCTGGTCCTGGCGACCAGCGATCACTCCAAGCTGCGCGCCGCCGCCATCCAGGGTGCCGCGCCGGCACTGGGCCTGATCGCCCTGGCGCTCACCGCCTGA
- the argG gene encoding argininosuccinate synthase — translation MSKVLNSLPVGERVGIAFSGGLDTSCAVAWMREGGAVPCTYTADLGQYDESDIASVPGRAGQYGAELARLVDCRRPLVEEGLAAIACGAFHIRSGGRTYFNTTPLGRAVTGTLLVRAMQDDGVSIWGDGSTYKGNDIERFYRYGLLANPALRIYKPWLDADFVGELGGRHEMSQWLISRDLPYRDSAEKAYSTDANILGATHEAKSLEHLDTSLEIVQPIMGVPFWDESVSIPTEDITISFERGRPIAINGNAFEDSVDLMLEANSIGGRHGLGMSDQIENRIIEAKSRGIYEAPGMALLFIAYERLVAAIHNEDTLASYHQEGRRLGRLLYEGRWFDPQALMIREGLLRWVASAVTGEVTLRLRRGEDYSILATDGPAFSYHPDKLSMERTQDAAFGPVDRIGQLTMRNLDIADTRAKLELYAAQGQLGAQTQLIGEMEPGGAAQISANPAADGDDDLLDRAAFDAGTD, via the coding sequence GTGTCCAAGGTTCTGAACTCCCTGCCCGTCGGCGAGCGCGTCGGCATTGCCTTCTCCGGTGGTCTCGACACGTCGTGCGCCGTCGCCTGGATGCGCGAGGGCGGTGCGGTGCCGTGCACCTACACGGCCGACCTCGGTCAGTACGACGAGTCCGACATCGCCTCGGTGCCCGGTCGTGCCGGCCAGTACGGCGCGGAGCTCGCCCGGCTCGTGGACTGCCGCCGTCCGCTGGTCGAGGAGGGCCTGGCCGCGATCGCGTGCGGCGCCTTCCACATCCGCTCCGGCGGACGCACCTACTTCAACACCACGCCGCTCGGTCGCGCCGTCACCGGCACCCTGCTGGTGCGCGCCATGCAGGACGACGGCGTGTCCATCTGGGGTGACGGATCGACGTACAAGGGCAACGACATCGAGCGGTTCTACCGCTACGGCCTGCTCGCCAACCCCGCGCTGCGCATCTACAAGCCGTGGCTCGACGCCGATTTCGTGGGCGAGCTCGGCGGTCGGCACGAGATGTCGCAGTGGCTGATCTCGCGCGACCTGCCCTACCGGGACAGCGCGGAGAAGGCCTACTCCACCGACGCGAACATCCTCGGCGCCACCCACGAGGCGAAATCGCTGGAGCACCTGGACACCAGCCTGGAGATCGTGCAGCCGATCATGGGCGTGCCCTTCTGGGATGAGTCGGTGTCGATCCCGACCGAGGACATCACCATCTCCTTCGAGCGCGGCCGCCCGATCGCCATCAACGGCAACGCATTCGAGGACTCCGTCGATCTGATGCTGGAGGCCAACTCGATCGGCGGCCGCCACGGCCTCGGTATGTCCGACCAGATCGAGAACCGGATCATCGAGGCCAAGTCGCGCGGCATCTACGAGGCGCCGGGGATGGCGCTGCTCTTCATCGCGTATGAGCGCCTGGTCGCCGCGATCCACAACGAGGACACCCTGGCGTCCTACCACCAGGAGGGCCGCCGCCTCGGTCGGCTGCTCTACGAAGGGCGCTGGTTCGACCCGCAGGCCCTGATGATCCGCGAGGGTCTGCTGCGGTGGGTCGCCTCCGCGGTCACCGGCGAGGTGACGCTCCGGCTGCGCCGCGGCGAGGACTACTCGATCCTCGCGACCGACGGCCCCGCGTTCTCCTACCACCCGGACAAGCTCTCGATGGAGCGCACCCAGGACGCGGCGTTCGGCCCGGTCGACCGGATCGGTCAGCTGACGATGCGCAACCTGGACATCGCCGACACCCGCGCCAAGCTCGAGCTGTACGCGGCGCAGGGTCAGCTCGGCGCGCAGACCCAGCTCATCGGCGAGATGGAGCCCGGCGGTGCGGCGCAGATCTCCGCGAACCCGGCGGCGGACGGCGACGACGACCTGCTCGACCGTGCGGCGTTCGACGCCGGCACCGACTGA
- a CDS encoding GNAT family N-acetyltransferase, with product MDDLPAGLTTRPLSLADAPEVAALIGAEKAAALGYPEITTADLVADWQRPSFDPATGTVGVFEERRLVGYAAYTGSGNCDVAVDPGRHGQGIGTALARWCQERARADGAVRVGMQVPQGSAADRFMERHGYRLRWTAWDLELPASAQLDAASVPAGFHVREAAPDDYDDVWQVMEDAFLEWSDRARASREDFLARTVQRPGFEPSHLRVIADAEGTVVGAAYAILEEGTGNVERLAVRATHRRRGLARALLADTFATLREQGAARSTLATDSRTGALPVYEHLGMRIVSTWVNRAIELSPVPPGI from the coding sequence GTGGACGATCTGCCCGCCGGTCTCACGACCCGCCCGCTCAGCCTCGCGGACGCTCCCGAGGTCGCCGCGCTGATCGGCGCGGAGAAGGCCGCCGCGCTGGGCTACCCGGAGATCACGACCGCCGATCTGGTCGCCGACTGGCAGCGCCCGAGCTTCGACCCCGCCACCGGCACCGTCGGGGTGTTCGAGGAGCGGCGGCTCGTCGGGTACGCCGCGTACACGGGATCCGGCAACTGCGACGTTGCCGTCGACCCCGGCCGGCACGGGCAGGGCATCGGCACGGCGCTCGCGCGGTGGTGCCAGGAGCGGGCGCGGGCGGACGGCGCCGTGCGGGTGGGCATGCAGGTGCCGCAAGGCAGCGCGGCCGACCGGTTCATGGAACGGCACGGGTACCGGCTGCGCTGGACCGCGTGGGATCTGGAACTGCCCGCCTCGGCGCAGCTGGACGCCGCATCGGTCCCCGCCGGATTCCACGTCCGCGAGGCGGCCCCCGACGACTACGACGACGTCTGGCAGGTGATGGAGGACGCCTTCCTTGAGTGGTCGGACCGCGCGAGGGCCTCGCGGGAGGACTTCCTGGCGCGCACCGTGCAGCGGCCGGGGTTCGAGCCGTCGCACCTGCGGGTCATCGCCGACGCCGAGGGGACGGTGGTCGGCGCGGCGTACGCCATCCTCGAGGAGGGCACCGGCAACGTCGAGCGCCTCGCCGTCCGCGCGACCCACCGCCGGCGCGGGCTGGCACGTGCGCTGCTCGCCGACACCTTCGCGACGTTGCGGGAGCAGGGCGCGGCCCGCTCCACTCTGGCGACGGACAGCCGCACGGGCGCACTCCCCGTCTACGAGCATCTGGGGATGCGGATCGTCTCGACCTGGGTCAACCGGGCCATCGAGCTGTCGCCGGTGCCGCCCGGCATCTGA
- a CDS encoding YchJ family protein, whose protein sequence is MSDPCPCGSGLPYDDCCGPLLTTTRLPGTALELMRSRYTAYYYGNAEHLWRTWHPASRPAEVTLDRDLTWTGLRILAVVDGEPGDDTGVVEFVASYDGGSLRERSLFERRGGRWLYRGEQP, encoded by the coding sequence ATGTCCGACCCCTGCCCGTGCGGCTCCGGCCTGCCGTACGACGACTGCTGCGGCCCCCTGCTCACCACGACCCGGCTCCCCGGGACCGCGCTCGAGCTGATGCGCTCGCGCTACACCGCGTACTACTACGGCAACGCCGAACACCTCTGGCGCACCTGGCATCCCGCGTCGCGTCCGGCGGAGGTCACGCTCGACCGCGACCTGACGTGGACGGGTCTGCGAATCCTCGCCGTGGTCGACGGAGAGCCCGGGGACGACACCGGTGTCGTGGAGTTCGTCGCGTCGTACGACGGCGGGTCGTTGCGCGAGCGCAGCCTCTTCGAACGACGCGGCGGGCGGTGGCTCTACCGGGGCGAGCAGCCTTGA
- the aspS gene encoding aspartate--tRNA ligase yields MLRTQEAGTLRAEHADQIVTLAGWVARRRDHGGVAFLDLRDASGVAQVVVRDEVLEEGGAHDLRNEYCVQVTGLVRVRPDGNFNTELPTGEIEVVASDIEVLSASATLPFQLDERVTVGEETRLKYRYLDLRRPEAGGAIRLRSRLTRAARGVLDDRDFVEIETPTLTRSTPEGARDFLVPARLSPGSWYALPQSPQLFKQLLMVAGMERYYQIARCYRDEDFRADRQPEFTQLDIEMSFVEQADIIELGESIAKAVWAVAGVDLPTPFPQMTYGDAMDRFGSDKPDLRFGNELVECTQLFADTGFRVFQAPYVGAVVMPGGASQPRRQLDAWQDWAKQRGARGLAYVLVQEDGTLSGPVAKNLSEAETSALPAHVGAKPGDCIFFAAGPGKSERALLGAARLEIGRRCGLIDESAWSFLWVLDAPLFEPASDAVASGDVAVGSGAWTAVHHAFTSPKEEFLDTFDTDPGGALAYAYDMVCNGNEIGGGSIRIHRRDIQERVFKVMGLSDEDAQEKFGFLLDAFAFGAPPHGGIAFGWDRICALLAGTDSIREVIAFPKSGGGFDPLTAAPAPITPEQRKEAGVDAKPAAVVRDVPAQGAPEVNPKQS; encoded by the coding sequence GTGCTTCGCACCCAGGAGGCCGGCACGCTACGTGCCGAGCACGCCGACCAGATCGTCACGCTCGCCGGGTGGGTCGCCCGGCGTCGGGATCACGGCGGGGTCGCGTTCCTAGATCTGCGCGACGCCAGCGGCGTGGCCCAGGTCGTCGTCCGCGACGAGGTGCTGGAGGAGGGCGGCGCGCACGACCTGCGCAACGAGTACTGCGTGCAGGTGACCGGCCTGGTGCGGGTGCGTCCCGACGGCAACTTCAACACCGAGCTGCCGACCGGTGAGATCGAGGTCGTCGCCTCCGACATCGAGGTGCTGAGCGCCTCGGCCACCCTGCCGTTCCAGTTGGACGAGAGGGTGACCGTCGGTGAGGAGACCCGCCTGAAGTACCGCTACCTCGACCTGCGCCGCCCGGAAGCCGGTGGCGCGATCCGGTTGCGCAGCAGACTCACTCGTGCGGCACGGGGCGTCCTCGACGACCGCGACTTCGTCGAGATCGAGACCCCGACGCTCACCCGGTCGACCCCTGAGGGCGCGCGCGACTTCCTGGTGCCCGCACGGCTGTCCCCGGGCAGCTGGTACGCGCTGCCGCAGAGCCCGCAGCTGTTCAAGCAGCTGCTGATGGTGGCGGGGATGGAGCGGTACTACCAGATCGCCCGCTGCTACCGCGACGAGGACTTCCGGGCCGACCGGCAGCCGGAGTTCACCCAGCTCGACATCGAGATGAGCTTCGTCGAGCAGGCCGACATCATCGAGCTGGGGGAGTCGATCGCGAAGGCCGTCTGGGCCGTCGCCGGCGTCGACCTGCCCACGCCGTTCCCGCAGATGACCTATGGCGACGCGATGGACCGCTTCGGCTCCGACAAGCCCGACCTGCGCTTCGGGAACGAGCTCGTCGAGTGCACGCAGCTGTTCGCCGACACCGGCTTCCGGGTCTTCCAGGCGCCGTACGTCGGTGCCGTCGTCATGCCGGGCGGCGCCTCCCAGCCCCGCCGTCAGCTCGACGCCTGGCAGGACTGGGCCAAGCAGCGGGGAGCCCGCGGACTCGCGTACGTGCTGGTCCAGGAGGACGGCACGCTCAGTGGCCCGGTCGCCAAGAACCTGAGCGAGGCCGAGACGTCCGCGCTCCCGGCGCACGTCGGCGCGAAGCCCGGCGACTGCATCTTCTTCGCCGCCGGTCCGGGCAAGAGCGAACGCGCCCTGCTCGGCGCCGCCCGCCTGGAGATCGGCCGCCGCTGCGGGCTGATCGACGAGTCGGCCTGGTCCTTCCTGTGGGTACTCGACGCGCCGCTCTTCGAGCCCGCGTCCGACGCGGTCGCGTCCGGTGACGTGGCGGTCGGCTCCGGTGCCTGGACGGCGGTGCACCACGCGTTCACCAGCCCCAAGGAGGAGTTCCTCGACACCTTCGACACCGACCCCGGCGGTGCCCTCGCGTACGCCTACGACATGGTCTGCAACGGCAACGAGATCGGCGGCGGCTCGATCCGTATCCACCGCCGGGACATCCAGGAGCGCGTCTTCAAGGTGATGGGTCTGTCCGACGAGGACGCCCAGGAGAAGTTCGGCTTCCTGCTCGACGCGTTCGCGTTCGGCGCGCCGCCGCACGGCGGGATCGCGTTCGGCTGGGACCGCATCTGCGCGCTGCTCGCCGGGACCGACTCGATCCGCGAGGTCATCGCGTTCCCGAAGTCCGGTGGCGGCTTCGACCCGCTGACCGCGGCGCCCGCGCCGATCACGCCCGAACAGCGCAAGGAGGCCGGGGTCGACGCGAAACCGGCCGCGGTTGTGCGCGACGTGCCCGCGCAGGGTGCACCCGAGGTCAACCCCAAGCAGAGCTGA
- a CDS encoding thioesterase family protein → MSEFDEAITTTGPGDDGAYVGALTDEWGIGEAVNGGLLMALAARATGDASQRAGGHTDTLSFSGIFLSPSSPGQIHARPTVLRTGRSMSSAEVVVTQPVDGVDVERFRALLTLGDLDRYTDTPRKSVIPSPTAPLSECMSAGDAPPSLSQSGLLKRLDLRLDPATVGWAVGAPSGHGELRGWLRLQDDREPDALSLLLALDAFPPVVFDLGSQGWAPTIEFTGYVRARPAPGWLQVRTHTDHVAGGLFNEDCTVWDSTGALVAQSRQLGAARFPAT, encoded by the coding sequence ATGAGCGAGTTCGACGAGGCCATCACGACCACCGGACCCGGCGACGACGGCGCCTACGTCGGCGCCCTCACCGACGAGTGGGGAATCGGTGAGGCGGTCAACGGCGGCCTGCTGATGGCGCTGGCGGCCCGCGCCACGGGTGACGCCTCACAGCGGGCGGGAGGCCACACGGACACGCTGAGCTTCAGCGGGATCTTCCTGTCACCGAGTTCACCGGGGCAGATCCACGCCCGCCCGACCGTCCTGCGTACGGGTCGCTCGATGAGCAGCGCCGAGGTCGTCGTGACCCAACCTGTCGACGGGGTCGACGTCGAACGCTTCCGCGCGCTGCTCACCCTGGGCGACCTGGACCGCTACACCGACACGCCCCGAAAGAGCGTCATCCCGTCGCCGACCGCGCCGCTCTCCGAATGCATGAGTGCGGGTGACGCACCGCCGAGCCTGTCGCAGTCGGGTCTGCTGAAGCGCCTCGATCTGCGCCTGGACCCGGCCACGGTCGGGTGGGCGGTCGGCGCGCCGAGCGGTCACGGCGAGCTGCGCGGCTGGCTGCGCCTGCAGGACGACCGGGAACCGGACGCGCTGTCGTTGCTGCTCGCGCTCGACGCGTTCCCTCCCGTGGTCTTCGACCTCGGGAGCCAGGGCTGGGCGCCGACCATCGAGTTCACCGGCTATGTGCGCGCCCGGCCCGCTCCCGGATGGCTACAGGTGCGCACCCACACCGACCACGTGGCCGGCGGACTCTTCAACGAGGACTGCACCGTCTGGGACAGCACGGGCGCTCTGGTCGCCCAGTCCCGCCAGCTCGGCGCGGCTCGCTTCCCCGCGACCTGA